The genomic window CCCCTCGAGCCTACCGCCGCCCCCGTCGGAGGGTAGCCGGCCGGTGCCCGTCGTGTGGCTAGCCGTGTGCAGCAGCGGTTATAAAGGTGGGACTGGCGTGTGGGGGCAAGGGGCGGGCGCGGGGCGTACCGCCCGTGGAACCGGGGGTTCGGCCATGGCGAAGATCCTGAGGGACGCGGGGTTGTCGGAGCTGATCGGCGAGGCGTCGCTGGAACGCCTGGCCGGCGGGTTCGTCTTCACGGAAGGGCCGCTCTGGCGCCCGGACGGGGCCACGCTCTTCCAGGACATGAAGGGCCAGCGCACCTGGCTGATCGGCCCGGACGGGACGCCGGCGATGATCCGCGAGCAGACCCGCGGGGCGAACGGCCAGACCTTCGCGAAGGGCGGCTCGGTCGTCTTCTGCGAGCAGGATGGCCGGCGGGTGTCGCGGATGAATCCGGACGGCAGCGGCGTCGAGACCGTCGCGGAGACGTGGTCGGGGCAGCGGCTGAACAGCCCCAACGACATCGTCGCGAGGTCGGACGGCCTGCTGTATTTCTCGGACCCGCCCTACGGCGTGCAGCCGGCCGAGCGGTCGCTCCACTTCCAGGGGGTCTACATCCTGGACCTCGACGCCGAGGGCCCGGCGCGGACGCGCCTGGTGGCGGACGACTTCGAGAAGCCGAACGGCCTGGCCTTCTCGCCCGACGAGGGCACGCTGTACGTCTGCGACACGGCCCGGTATCACATCCGGGCCTTCGACGTGCAGGCCGACGGGACGTTCCGCCCCGGATCGGGCCGGGTCGTCGCGCGGATGGACCCCGACGAGCCGGGCGGCCCGGACGGCATGAAGGTCGATCGCGAGGGCCGGCTGTATGTCGCGGTCGCCCAGGGGGTCTGGGTCTTCGAGCCGTCCGGGAAGCTCCTGGGCATCCTCGCCACGCCCAAGCGTCCGGCCAACCTGGCCTGGTGCGGGGGGGACGGCCGCGAGCTCTTCCTGTGCATCGGCGAGGAGGTCTACCGCACCCGCCTGGAGGTCGCCGGCATCCTCCCCCCATTTACGCCCGCACCCTGACTTGCTCGCTGGCCAAGCCCGCGGCGATCGAGTAAACTCGAAGTTGAACCCCCGCCAGGCGATGCGAGGCGATCCGGACCGGCATGCCGACGAGTCGCAAGGGCCCCTCCCACCCCCGGGGCCCGGCCGACGCGAGTCGTCCACCCCGGCGGACGGAATGCGTATCCCGGCAGAGCGGCCCGCGCATCGCCTCGCCGGGCCGACGCCGATCCCCAAGGAGGCCCGCGTGGCCAGAGAAGAACCGATCCGGACCGAAGGGCGCATCGTCGAGGCCCTGCCGAACACCCAGTTCATGGTCGAGCTGGAGAACGGCCATCGCATCCTCGCCCACATCGCGGGCAAGATGCGCAAGAATTTCATCCGAATCGTCCCCGGCGACCGGGTGACGGTCGAGATCACGCCGTACGACCTGACCAAGGGCCGCATCGTCTACCGCGAGCGTTGACCGCGGCCTCCGATCGGCGCCTCGCCCCCGGCGAGGCCTCATCGGGTCACTTTCGCCGCCACCAGGCCTCGGGGGGATGCCCCAGCTCCCGGGCGAGCGGCTCGATGGCCGCGCGGAACCTCGCGGCGTCCACGGGATAGCCGGCCGTCGGCCGGAGCCCCGCGACGCGCGCGGTCCAGTACGCGTTGAAGGCGTCCATCCAGACCTCGCGGACCGTCTTGCTCACGATCGACGCCAGGGCCACCAGGCCGTTGCCGGCGTCCGCCCGCGGGCGGAGCCGCAGGCGGAGCAGGCGGCCGTCGCCGCGGACGGTGTACTCGCTGAGCTCCGGCCCCTCCTCACCCCGGTCGATCCACGCCTCGGGGAAGGCCCTGGAGAGCGGCTCCAGGTAGTAATGCCGGCCGCCGTGCTTGTCGCAATCCAGGGCCGTCGGCCTGCCGTCGGCCGCGATCCGCCACGCCTCCTCGAGGAGCACGCGGAAGGCCCCGAAGTGGACCGCGGCCTTGGAGCCGTGATGATCGAGCAGGCCATTGAACCGCTCCGGCCCCAGCACCACCGTCCGCACGGCGGAGAACCGCCACCGGCCGGATGGTGGCGCGAGCGGACGGCCCATGAGTCGCGGACGGAGCGTCTCGCAGACGCCGGCGCGGGGCCATGTCGCACCGGGGCATCCGGCGTCGATCCACCGCCCGAGCTCCACCTCGTGAATCGTCCCGCAGCCAAGGCGGCCCAGCAGGCCGTCGTGGTTGGCGGGCAGGGAGCCGAAGACCGCCTCCAGCAGCGCCAGGCAGGTGGATTCCAGCCGGTCGCGGCCCTTCCCGCCGCGCAGGATGGCCTTGGAATCGTCCACCCAGAACCGGGACGGATCGCCGCCCGCGCGGTCGACGGACGCCTCGAGCTCCGCCCAAAGCTCCGGCGGCGGCCGGAAGTCCCCGGCATGCGGCGTGGCCGGAGGCCCTCCCTCGAGGCCCTCCGCGATGACCGCCGTCATCACGAGCGGTCCCAAATTAGGCCCGTAGCCGGCCTCATCGATCCCGATCCAGCGCAACTTCGATGATCCTCCGTCGTGTTGTCGCCCATATACTAGTATGATCTTTAGAGAGAGCGAGACGCAAATCCTCGTGCCAGGAGGGGACAGCCATGGATCGTCGCAGCGGAGCACGCGCAACCCGGCCCGTCGTGGAGAACCTGGAGGGGCGGGCGCTGCTCAGCGGCTCCCACGCCGTGATGCCCGCGGTCGCGCCGGCTGCCCTCGTGCGCACCGTCCGGGCGAGCATCAAGACGGACCCGGCCGGGGCCGCCGCCATCCTCAACGCGATCAACGGCGGGCTGGGCAGCGAGTGGGTCAAGCTGATCCGCGCCCAGGTCCGGAACGTCAATTCGGTGCTGCTCCGGTTCGCGACCGGGCAGCTCTCGGCCTACTCCACGCGAGGGCTGGCGGTCCGCACGCCGTATCAGCAGGCCCAGTTCGTCGGCCAGCCCTACGACCAGCTCCTTCCGCAGGTCGCGGGGGCCGCGGTCTTCAAGAGGAATGTGTTCGAGCTGGGCGCGATCATGCGCGGGCCGTTCCACGACCCGAACACGACCTATTACCAATTCGGGGTCGATACCGGGGCCGGCGCCTCGCGAGGCCCGCTCTTCGCCGCCCGCCCGGGCATCGCGCCGGACACGCTCGTCACGCTCACGGTCGGCCCGTTCGGCTCCTCGGCGAGCGGGACGATCACCGACCTGACCACCGGCGCCGTGCAGAACATCGACCCGTCGCGGATCCAGATCCGCGGCCCGGTGATCCGCGTGTTCCTGAGCCCCACCCAGTTCCCCTCGCACGGCCTTAAGCTCGCGAACTACCGATTCGCGTTCTGGACCCAGACCCGGCCGGGCTTCGACATCACCTCCGTCGCGAGCTTCCTGCCCGACACGGGCATGATCCCGATCGCCGTCCAGAAGCGGATCGCCGCGACCGTCTGACCGCGCCGCCGGGCCGGCCGGTGCGGCCCTCTTTCGGGCCCGCGCGGGCCCGCGGGTTGACCTTGCCCGCGGGCCCGTTTTGCGTTAGAGGAATCGTCGATCATCTCTCGTGTCAGGCCCGCACCCCGGCAAGCCCGGGGGGGGCATGCGGTCTCGGCCACGGAACAAGGATGGGTCGATCGATGTCGCAAGGTCGCGGTACGCGGCGGGCCGGTCTCTTGCTGGCGTGCGTGGGCCTGGTCGCCCTCTCGCCGGGGTGCCGCCAATCGCCCTTCCACAGGCTTCCCTCCCCCGTCGAGCCCGCCCGGGCAGTGCCCGCGGTCGCGACTTCGGACGAATCCCCCGCGCCTCCGGCCGGCGGAAGCGTCGCCACGCCCTCGGCGTCGCTCGGGACGACGTCCGCGGAGCCTGCGCCCGCACCGATCACGGCGCGGGCCACCCCGATGCTCGACGAGGCTCTCCGCCGCGCCGAGGCGGCGGAGAGGCTGGCGGCCGAGGAGCAGGAGAAGGCCCGTCGGGAGCCCGCCCGCCCGCGGGAGTCGTCCGGGCCGGTCGCGACGGCCGTGCCTTCGAAACCCGAAGCACCGCCCGCCGCTCCGGCCGGCATCGAGAACGCTCACGCGGCTCCCGTCCCCTCGCCACAACCACCCTCGCCCGCGTCGTCGGGCGTGCGGCTGGTCTCCCTGTCCGAGGAGGACGCAGACGCCCCGGCACCGGCAGGGCAGACCGAAGATCCCGAAGCCGACATGATCCCGACGCTCGAGCCGGCCCCTTCGGTGGCGGAGGCCTCCGGGGACTCCGCCGGAGCCGCCCCCGCGGATACCTGGCGGCAATCGCTGGATCGGCTCAGGACGGCGGCGAGGGCGGCGGCCGGCCACGACGCCCCGGAGGCCGGGCGCCATGAGCCCCCGGGCTTCTCGATCGCCGAGCTACGCCTCTGCCGCAAGGTCGTCGGCCACGGCCGCGTCGAGGCCATCGACCCGGGCAACCTTCGGCCCGGCCAGCCGGTGATCGTCTACTGCGAGCTGGACGGGCTGAGCCACGACCGGGCCGGCGGGGAGTTCCGCTCCCGCCTCTCGTCGCGGATGGAGATCGTCGCGGCCGGGTCGGGGGACGTCGCCTGGAGCCGTTCGCTGGGCGAGGCCGAGGACCATGCCCCCCTCCCCCGGCACGACAACTTCGTCAACCACCGCATCGCCCTCCCGGAGACGCTGCCCCCGGGCGAGTACCGCATCCGGATGACGGTGACGGACCTCATCGCCGGCCGGACCGCGACGACCGAGGCCCCGGTCACCCTCGCCCGTTGAGTCGCCTCGGCGAAGCTTGATAAAGCAGGCGGGCCCGATCAGAATGGAACGACAATCCCGCGCGCCTCGCCTCCACCCGGGAATCGAGCCCATGTCAACGTCGCGACGCCCCACTGCGTGGTTCGGGCCGCTTCTGGCCGCGCTACTCATGCCCTCGGCCGAGCGGCCGGCGAGCGCCCAGTCGCCGAAGAATACGGCCGCGCAGCCCCCCGCGGAGGCGGCCAGCTTCCGGGACGACGTCGCGCCGATCCTCGTCGCCAACTGCGTCGGCTGCCACAGCGAGAACCGCCCCGGCAAGGCCCGGGGCAAGCTCGACCTGACGACGTTCGCGAAGCTGATGGAGGGGACGCCCGCGGAGAAGGTCATCGCCCCGGGCAAGCCCGACGAGTCGCACCTGGTGCTCCGCGTGAAGGGGGAGGAGGAGCCGAGGATGCCCCAGGGCGGCAACAACGCGGGGCTCGCGGACTCGGCCATCGCCCGGATGGAGCGCTGGATCAAGGCGGGGGCGAAGCTCGACGCCGGGCTGGACCCGAAGGCCCCAATCGCGGGCTACGCGGCCACCCCGGACCAGCTCCGCCGCAACGAGCTGGCCCGCATGAGCCCGGAGGAACGCGACAGCCAGGCGGAGGCCGCCGGCCGTTCGCGGTGGAAGCAGGCCAATCCCGGGGTCACGCCCGAGCTCGTCGCCGGCGATCGCGTGCTGCTCCTGAGCGCGCTGCCGAAGGATCGGGCGGCCTCCGCGGTCAAGCTCCTGGACGGCCAGCACGCCCAGCTGCGCCGCGTGCTCGGGCCGGGGGTCGGGGACTCGCCCGAGAAGGTCGGCCTGTACGTCTTCAACGGCCGCAAGGACTTCGTGGAATTCGTCCGGTCGGTCGAGGGCCGGGAGATCGATGCGGACGTGGTGTCCACGGGCAACCTCAGGGTGCCGCATCCGTACCTCGCGGCCGTCGATCCCCTGGGGGGCCGCAAGGAGGAGCCTGTCGCGGCGAGGCGCCCACGGCCCCGCGGCCGGAGGGCCGACGACCGCGATGGCTCGTCGCCCGACCGGACCCTCGGCGGCATCCTGACCGAGGCCCTCGGCCGCGCCGCGGTCGCCTCGCGGGGCAAGTCGCCGCAGTGGCTGGCCGACGGCGTCGGCGCCTTCCTCGGCTCCCAGGTCGAGCCCCGGAGCCCCTACTACCGGAAGCTCCGCGCGACCGCCCTGTCGCGGTTCCGCAAGGGATGGACGACGCCCGTGAACGAGGTGCTGGGCGAGGGGGATCAGGCGACCGCCGACGACATCCGCGGCGTGGGCTTCGCCCTCGTGGAGGCCATGCTCCGCACGCCGGCCATGAGGGGCTCGTTCCCGGCGTTCGCCGAGGCGATGGCGAAGGGGAAGGACAAGCTCGGGGACGCGCTCAAGGACGTCTACCAGTTGTCCCGCGAGGAGTTCATGACCCTCACGGGGGAGTGGGTCGGCGAGCGGTACGGGGACATCCAGTGAGCGCGGGCGGCGGCGATGAGGGGGTGCCCGCGCCTGATGCCGGCGCAGGCTACTTCGTCCCGTCCGGCTCGGGCTCGCGGCATGAGATCGCCCCGGGCGTCGAGATCCGCACGACGGCCACCTCCGGCATGATGCTCTCGGTCGTCCACTTCGAGGCGGGCTCCCAGCTCCCCGATCACTCGCACCCGCACCAGCAGATGGGGGTGCTCGTCTCCGGCCGGCTCGAGTTCGTCATCGGCGGCCTCACCCGTATCCTCGGCCCCGGCGACGTCTGGCGCATCCCCGGCGGCGTGCCGCATCGCGCCCGGGCGATCGAAGGGCCGGCCGAGGCGATCGACGTCTTCCACCCGATCCGCGAAGATTACCTCTGAGGACGGCGTCGCCCTCCCGCCGACTTCCCGTTTCTCGGTCCGGACGCAGCCCCGCATCCGGATGGCCCCCCCTCCGGGCGGGTGTCTACGCCGCGGCGGCCGGGACCGGCGCGACGGCCGTGCTGATCGGCTCGATGATGGCCAGCGCGGAGAAGACCGCGGCGGCGAGGGTGAGGTCGAAGAGCTCGGCGTCCGAGAGGCCAAGGGCCGCGAGCGAGGAGACCTCCTCGTCGGTGATCGTGTAGGCCGCGTTCGCCACCCGCCAGGCATACCTGCGAGATGCGCTCGCGAGGTCCGTGCCGGCGGCGATCCCCGAAGGGGCCGCCAGCGTGCGGAGCGTTACGCCGTCGGCCAGCGAGCTCCGGGACAGCCACTGGTCGACCATCGCGGCGAGGGGCGACCCGGGCATCGCCCGGGAGGCCACGGCGATCCCCATGGCCTCCTTCATGAGGTCCGGGTGGACCCCGTGGCTCGTGAGGTTGACCTCGATCATCTCGAGGACCCCCTCGAGGACGACCGGCGATCGGCCGAGCCAGTGGAAGACCTCGGGCGTGGCCGGTGCGCCCAGGCGCCCGAAGAGGACGCCGAGCCGCTCGAGCATCTCGGCCGACGAGCGGCGGGCCTGGTGCTTGTAGGAAAGGTCGTAGGCCAGGCCGGTCAGCGACGCCAGCCGACGCTCCACCCAGCCCTTGATCGGCTTCAATTCGCGGAGGAAGTGGTACTCCAGCCGCACCCGGCGGGCGTCGGCGATCCGATTGACGGTGTTGAACGTGAACGCGACGCCGGCCGTCTCGCGCAGCAGGTCCTCGTCGCCGATCCGGGCCGCGACCGAGGCGATCCAGTCCAGGTCGATGTCCGCGAGGGGCGAGGCGATCGTGGCGTGCGCCGCGAGCGCGACCAGCAGGCCTTCGGGCCCCGAGCAGCCGGCGCGGCCGAGGCGCTCCGCGATCCGCTCCGGATGCAGCAGCCTGCGCCGGGGGCCGGGTCCGTGATGGATGGCGGAGTCGCGGAAGTCGGGTCGGTGGGCCTCCCCGTCCACCGCCTCGTCGTGCGGCGTCCGGATGGCCTCGGAGATCGCGTCGGCCAGGTCGTGTGCACTACCGAAGTCGGATCCTGCAGCCTGCAGGAAGAGCAGATGCTCCGACATTCAGTAGAAGCATCGATTCGCCGACGAGATCGCCACCGCGATCGCCTCCCGCAACCTCCGCCGCTCGACCTCGCCGCCCCACATCAGGGACAGCCAGGCCTTCTTGAACGAGGCCTGGTAGGCCGGCCGGCACCGGAACGTCCGGGCGATGTTCGGCTGGGTCCAGATGTAGCGGCCGGCGAGCCGCCTGGTCGTGCGGACCATGGCGTTCCTGATCAGGCTTCGCATCATCGGTTCGCCTTCGTCTTTCGATCGGGGGAGAGGGTTTGACCGGGACGCCGGGGTCGCCTGGAGGCGGGGACATCCGGCGTGGAGCTTGGCCGGGATGCGAGGGCACGGGTCGCGGCCGGTCGCCCGGTTCGGGCGGGGCGATCGGCGGCACGCGTCAGCTCGCCGACAACTGCCTCGCCACCCCGGCCATCTCCGGCTGGAGCGAGCCGCCCTCCGTCGGGGCGGGACGGAGGGACTGCCATGCCGCCCAGGCGTACAGGCCCGCGCCGCGCAGTCCGCAGACGACCACCAGCGCGATGAACAGACCATACACCATGTGATTCACCAGCAGCAGGCCATAGACCGCGGCGATGGCCATGGCGAAGAGGGCCTGCCGCAGCGGCTGCACGGGCGTCGTGGCCGGGTCGGGGATCATGTAGAGCGTGAAGACCATGAACGCCGCGCTGGTCATCGGCGTCAGGGGCACGATCCACGACGTCCCGAAGTACCAGGCCCGCAGCTGGCCCTGGATCACGAACGCGGCCAGCCAGGTCAGGACCAGGACCAGGCGGCCGGTGAACAGGCCGTGCACGACCAGGCCCGTGGCCAGCACGAAGAGCGGCAGCGCCCAGTGCCACATCCCGGTCAGGTTCTCCGTGAAGTGGTACGGCGGCGCCACGCCGATCGACGGGAACAGGAGGAGCGAGGCGACGATCCCCAGGTTCGACGGGTTGAAGATGTGCTGCGTCTTGCCGTCGCCCACTGGGGCCCGGAAGAGGACCTTGGAGCCGATGGCCAGGCCCACGCCGAACATGATCGGGATCAGGCGTTCGTTGGGGAAGAGGAGCATCGGGACGGCCAGGCCCGGGATGATGGCCGGCGGCAGGAAGTTGACGAAGTCCGCCCACGACCCGGCGAACCGGGGCCTGCGGCCTGCGGCCCTGGCATCGATCCACTCCAGGAGGAACTGGAGCCCGATGGCCGTCGCCAGCCCGACCAGCGGCTGGAGGTCCGACTGCTCGAAGCCGAGGTAGAGGTGGCCCAGGAGGTTCCAGACCATCAGCAGGATCGTGAAGTACCACAGGGCGAAGTATCGACGCAGGGCGCTACGCCTGGGGTAGAACTGAAGCGTCGCGATCGAGTCGGGCATCGCCGTCATCATGACTCTCCTTTCTTATCATCGGCCGGCCAACCGAGGCGGATGGTGTGCCAGCCCGATTGGAGCGGGAAGGTCTGTTCGTGCGGGTTGCCCTCGGGGTCCCTCCAGCGGACCTCCACCGGGGCCTCGGTGATCGAGCCCAAACCCAGGTGCACGTCCGGGGCACGCTTGCCGGCATACCCGGTGCCGCCGTCGACCTGGGCCACCCGCTTCCGCCCGTCGGGCAGGCGGACGGTCACCACGGCGCCAATGGCCGGCCGGCCGGGCAGCTCCGCGGCGGGATGTCCGACCCCCGGGACGGCGAGGGTCTTCGCCCCCTTCTCCAGGGGGAGCAGCAGGTGCAGGCCCAGGAAGTTACCGGGGCGGGGGGATTCGTTGTGGTAGAAGTAGGAGGTCTGCCACTGATTCGCGAGGGCGAAGTCGAGCCGTCCGTCGGCGTCGACGTCGGCCACGGAGATGCCGCGGGTGACCATCGCCTCGGACATGGACCGGCCGTCCTCCAGCGCCAGCTTCGGGGCCGCGTCGTAGTAGCGGCCGTCCCTGCCCCGCACGAAGAAGGCGAAGGTGTCCTTGCCGCTCACGTCGTCGCCGGGCTGGAGGCTCGGCCAGAACTTCGGGTTGTGCAGCAGCTGGTTGTTGCTGGTGCCGAGGCTCTGGAGCTCCGGCCACTTGTTGGTCCGCCCCTGGATGAATCCATTCGCCTGGAGCGCCTCGAGGACGCCGTCGTTGTTCAGGTCCACCAGCCGGCAGTCCCACGACCAGCCGCTGCGGGACAGGCCGAGCTCCTCGCTCGCCTGGCGGAACGGGGCGATCCCGTCCTTCATGCGCTCGGGGTGGCCGGTGTTCAGCCACAGGAAATGGCTCTCGGTCAGGGCCCACTGGGAGGTCAGGTTGCTGACGTAGATGTCGAACAGGCCGTCGCCGTTGATGTCGCCGACGTCCACGCCCATCCCCTTGAACGAGTCCTCGTTGATCACGCACGAGGCCGGCGTGCCCATCGTCCGCTCCCCGTGCAGCGCCGCGAACCGGAAGCGGCCCGGGGTCGAGCGGTTGTGCAGCAGCCGGTCGGGGCCGAAGTCATTGGCGACGTAGACTTCCGGGAGCAGGTCGCCGTCGAGGTCCACGGGGCCGATGGCGTAGCTCCACCCGTGGGTCAGCTCGTCGGGGATGA from Aquisphaera giovannonii includes these protein-coding regions:
- the infA gene encoding translation initiation factor IF-1 yields the protein MAREEPIRTEGRIVEALPNTQFMVELENGHRILAHIAGKMRKNFIRIVPGDRVTVEITPYDLTKGRIVYRER
- a CDS encoding CRTAC1 family protein — translated: MLVSLAIVIGLYAMTRERAMSKADSDEVASTFRFRRTPLPELPDHPPYQSVRKVHPSVRHIRAYVSTLGASVSMGDLDGDGLQNDVVWVDPRTDKVNCGCVPGTGDRYGTFALDPSPSIPNWDPARMCPQTSLIADLNEDGLLDVLVVYWGRSPILYLRKTPADSTSRPTAAEFESQELIPGGDRWYSSTAVASDLDGNGHLDLIVGNYLPDGSRMIDENAEGSETLHDSLARSGNGGGLRFFRFAGGTSGPHPTARFDLQDGVIPDELTHGWSYAIGPVDLDGDLLPEVYVANDFGPDRLLHNRSTPGRFRFAALHGERTMGTPASCVINEDSFKGMGVDVGDINGDGLFDIYVSNLTSQWALTESHFLWLNTGHPERMKDGIAPFRQASEELGLSRSGWSWDCRLVDLNNDGVLEALQANGFIQGRTNKWPELQSLGTSNNQLLHNPKFWPSLQPGDDVSGKDTFAFFVRGRDGRYYDAAPKLALEDGRSMSEAMVTRGISVADVDADGRLDFALANQWQTSYFYHNESPRPGNFLGLHLLLPLEKGAKTLAVPGVGHPAAELPGRPAIGAVVTVRLPDGRKRVAQVDGGTGYAGKRAPDVHLGLGSITEAPVEVRWRDPEGNPHEQTFPLQSGWHTIRLGWPADDKKGES
- a CDS encoding SMP-30/gluconolactonase/LRE family protein, yielding MAKILRDAGLSELIGEASLERLAGGFVFTEGPLWRPDGATLFQDMKGQRTWLIGPDGTPAMIREQTRGANGQTFAKGGSVVFCEQDGRRVSRMNPDGSGVETVAETWSGQRLNSPNDIVARSDGLLYFSDPPYGVQPAERSLHFQGVYILDLDAEGPARTRLVADDFEKPNGLAFSPDEGTLYVCDTARYHIRAFDVQADGTFRPGSGRVVARMDPDEPGGPDGMKVDREGRLYVAVAQGVWVFEPSGKLLGILATPKRPANLAWCGGDGRELFLCIGEEVYRTRLEVAGILPPFTPAP
- a CDS encoding c-type cytochrome domain-containing protein; translated protein: MSTSRRPTAWFGPLLAALLMPSAERPASAQSPKNTAAQPPAEAASFRDDVAPILVANCVGCHSENRPGKARGKLDLTTFAKLMEGTPAEKVIAPGKPDESHLVLRVKGEEEPRMPQGGNNAGLADSAIARMERWIKAGAKLDAGLDPKAPIAGYAATPDQLRRNELARMSPEERDSQAEAAGRSRWKQANPGVTPELVAGDRVLLLSALPKDRAASAVKLLDGQHAQLRRVLGPGVGDSPEKVGLYVFNGRKDFVEFVRSVEGREIDADVVSTGNLRVPHPYLAAVDPLGGRKEEPVAARRPRPRGRRADDRDGSSPDRTLGGILTEALGRAAVASRGKSPQWLADGVGAFLGSQVEPRSPYYRKLRATALSRFRKGWTTPVNEVLGEGDQATADDIRGVGFALVEAMLRTPAMRGSFPAFAEAMAKGKDKLGDALKDVYQLSREEFMTLTGEWVGERYGDIQ
- a CDS encoding cupin domain-containing protein; this encodes MPAPDAGAGYFVPSGSGSRHEIAPGVEIRTTATSGMMLSVVHFEAGSQLPDHSHPHQQMGVLVSGRLEFVIGGLTRILGPGDVWRIPGGVPHRARAIEGPAEAIDVFHPIREDYL